A region from the Lentimonas sp. CC4 genome encodes:
- a CDS encoding PepSY-associated TM helix domain-containing protein, which produces MKTKTIWKIHSWLGLLAGIPLIIIAFTGSLLVFKDEINALIAPERVLVEPLQSGKAPLELRLQKLEEAHPGHETAGIAFYDIADRADFVYVVPHNTADWHYVFQNPYTGEVLGEPKATDAEIMGWILELHYTLLAGHTGILVCGIIALLLCALGVSGCFLYRKFWKNFFTFRWKSSARALTGNLHKRVGVLSAPVFLILGLTGAVWNLLHIAEEFTHDHHDEVPPARHHFYNAELSFDSMAEQCRTYIPDFALRYLSLPWEAGVPIRYYGEFTNQSSLRSPYHSTISFDADTGAYMDHQRINDAPILTQIYDTFTPLHFGTFGGLFTRILWCVLGSAPGFLALSGFFIWRKRK; this is translated from the coding sequence ATGAAAACCAAAACCATTTGGAAAATCCACTCATGGCTAGGACTCCTAGCAGGCATACCGTTGATAATCATCGCATTCACAGGCAGCCTCCTCGTATTCAAAGACGAGATCAATGCCCTCATCGCACCAGAACGTGTATTGGTGGAGCCACTACAATCAGGAAAAGCACCGCTCGAGCTTCGACTGCAGAAGCTCGAAGAAGCCCACCCCGGCCACGAAACGGCTGGCATCGCATTTTACGACATCGCCGACCGAGCCGACTTCGTCTATGTCGTCCCGCACAACACCGCGGATTGGCACTATGTCTTTCAAAACCCATATACCGGTGAGGTCTTAGGCGAACCGAAGGCAACCGATGCTGAGATCATGGGTTGGATCTTGGAGTTACACTATACCTTGCTCGCGGGGCACACCGGCATTCTCGTCTGCGGAATCATCGCCCTGCTCCTCTGTGCACTCGGCGTTAGCGGGTGCTTCCTCTATCGAAAATTCTGGAAAAACTTTTTCACCTTTCGCTGGAAAAGCAGCGCTCGTGCGCTCACAGGCAACCTACACAAACGTGTCGGCGTGCTGTCCGCACCGGTCTTTCTAATTTTAGGACTCACTGGTGCAGTATGGAATCTGCTACATATCGCAGAAGAGTTTACGCACGATCACCACGATGAAGTGCCCCCTGCCCGTCACCACTTCTACAACGCGGAACTATCGTTCGACTCCATGGCCGAACAATGCCGCACCTACATACCAGACTTCGCGCTTCGCTACCTCAGCCTCCCATGGGAGGCCGGAGTGCCGATCAGATACTATGGTGAATTCACCAACCAAAGCTCCTTAAGAAGTCCCTACCATAGCACGATCAGTTTCGACGCAGACACAGGTGCCTACATGGATCATCAGCGCATCAACGATGCCCCGATTCTCACGCAAATTTACGACACCTTCACCCCACTCCACTTCGGCACCTTCGGCGGTCTATTCACACGTATCCTATGGTGCGTGCTAGGCTCCGCGCCCGGATTCCTCGCCCTCAGCGGCTTCTTTATTTGGCGCAAACGCAAATAG
- a CDS encoding DUF3450 family protein, giving the protein MHHLTTLLISIGIASAVVHADSVDSARTSVSDWVQTEQAISREALDWQADKTLLLDMITIAEKRVATLEQQVKAHETFNSLAQEERRSLIEQDAEIAEYTSAVDAFLKHAEQAIRELLPRLPDPLKDELATELKRLPDGDSTLSTSLNERTQTITAILTQIREFDEQVAIHQTIRALPNSDNEVAVRTIWVGLGQAYYIAPSDAGYGLPSANGWTWHSAPELSNAIQDSIQQIEATASTPQLIDLPIQIKGGTL; this is encoded by the coding sequence ATGCATCACTTGACCACATTACTCATCTCCATCGGAATCGCCTCAGCGGTTGTCCATGCTGACAGCGTCGATAGCGCACGCACATCCGTCAGCGACTGGGTGCAAACCGAACAAGCCATCTCACGCGAAGCACTCGACTGGCAAGCCGACAAGACCCTCTTGCTCGACATGATCACGATCGCAGAGAAACGTGTTGCCACGCTAGAGCAGCAAGTCAAAGCACACGAAACATTCAACAGCCTCGCCCAAGAAGAGCGCCGCAGTCTGATCGAACAAGACGCTGAGATCGCTGAATACACGAGCGCAGTCGATGCCTTCCTGAAGCACGCAGAGCAAGCGATACGCGAACTCCTACCACGGCTCCCCGATCCGCTAAAAGACGAGTTGGCCACCGAGTTGAAACGACTTCCCGATGGCGACTCAACACTGTCTACGAGCCTCAACGAGCGCACACAAACCATCACCGCGATTCTAACTCAGATACGAGAATTCGACGAGCAGGTAGCCATCCACCAAACCATACGCGCACTGCCCAACTCAGACAACGAAGTCGCCGTGCGCACCATCTGGGTCGGACTCGGCCAGGCATATTACATCGCACCCAGCGACGCAGGATACGGACTGCCCAGCGCGAACGGTTGGACATGGCACTCTGCACCCGAACTGAGCAACGCAATACAAGATAGCATCCAACAAATCGAAGCGACTGCGAGCACTCCGCAACTCATCGACCTTCCAATACAGATCAAGGGAGGCACACTGTAA
- a CDS encoding MoaD/ThiS family protein has product MQIKVIYFAQLADLAGKSEETRELTDSSPAALYTEVSAAYNFPHEFTQLQVAINHHLSAHETELKDGDTIAFLPPMTGG; this is encoded by the coding sequence ATGCAAATCAAAGTCATCTATTTCGCCCAACTCGCCGACCTCGCTGGAAAAAGCGAAGAAACGCGTGAACTCACCGACAGTTCACCCGCCGCGCTTTACACCGAAGTCAGCGCCGCCTACAACTTCCCGCACGAGTTCACACAGCTACAAGTGGCAATCAACCACCACCTATCGGCCCACGAAACCGAGCTTAAGGACGGCGACACGATTGCCTTTCTGCCGCCAATGACTGGCGGGTGA
- a CDS encoding molybdenum cofactor biosynthesis protein MoaE, with protein sequence MKFKLTDTPINPMELRKELLSLSAGGYCSYEGWVRDHNEGKAVAALHYHGYAELADGIALTIIDEAKAKFHIEDAAIVHRFGALTTGDIAVWVGVTAHHRGDTFLAARYIIDNVKHRLPIWKKEVYTDGTEAWIESNHCGCTDPKNLEHHDHDEPHEHHHY encoded by the coding sequence ATGAAATTTAAACTAACCGACACACCCATCAATCCGATGGAGCTGCGTAAAGAACTCCTATCACTTTCAGCCGGCGGCTACTGCAGCTATGAAGGCTGGGTGCGCGATCACAACGAGGGCAAAGCTGTCGCCGCGCTCCACTACCACGGCTATGCGGAGCTTGCAGATGGCATCGCTCTAACAATCATCGATGAGGCCAAAGCAAAGTTTCACATCGAAGACGCCGCCATCGTGCATCGTTTCGGCGCACTCACTACTGGCGATATTGCCGTCTGGGTCGGCGTGACCGCACACCACCGTGGCGACACCTTTCTAGCCGCCCGCTACATCATCGACAACGTCAAGCACCGCCTACCGATCTGGAAGAAGGAAGTCTATACCGACGGCACCGAAGCCTGGATCGAAAGTAACCACTGCGGCTGCACCGACCCGAAAAACCTTGAGCACCATGATCACGATGAACCGCACGAGCATCATCATTACTAA
- the moaC gene encoding cyclic pyranopterin monophosphate synthase MoaC, translated as MEFTHIDKDQRPTMVDVSEKNVTERTAIAESFVNLGPEIMSALTEAGWSCKKGPILDTAVIAGTMAAKKTSELIPFCHPLNLKSIKIKIEPVDDSRLRIEAFVKVLDQTGIEMEALTAASVAALTIYDMCKAVSKDIVIEETRLVKKTGGKSDYTLSQS; from the coding sequence ATGGAATTTACACATATCGATAAGGACCAACGCCCGACCATGGTCGACGTTTCTGAAAAAAACGTAACGGAGCGCACCGCCATCGCAGAAAGCTTCGTCAACCTCGGCCCAGAAATCATGAGTGCTTTAACCGAAGCAGGTTGGAGCTGTAAGAAAGGCCCCATTCTCGATACTGCGGTCATCGCTGGCACCATGGCCGCAAAAAAGACCTCCGAGCTCATCCCGTTTTGCCACCCGCTCAACCTGAAATCCATCAAAATTAAAATCGAGCCCGTCGATGACTCCCGTCTCAGAATCGAAGCCTTCGTCAAAGTGCTCGACCAGACCGGGATCGAAATGGAAGCCCTGACCGCTGCCAGCGTGGCCGCACTGACGATCTACGACATGTGCAAGGCCGTCTCGAAAGACATCGTGATCGAAGAGACTCGCCTCGTTAAAAAAACCGGCGGCAAGAGCGACTACACACTCTCACAATCATGA
- a CDS encoding efflux transporter outer membrane subunit, which produces MRPISKFRGIVSLSPLLVLVGCYTAPQREAVELQTLPGQYSSTTKNTAVAPDAVWWTSFNRDDLDALEATAFTDNLDIAQAWARLRQSEAAAKQAGADLYPDLSVTSGYDRTWLNEGDTASNNYEVGAAMSYEVDLWGKIRSTQSAAEARALATADDLKSTALTISASVASRWIEIIEAENRVALLQQQLETNLTQLELIELRFRNSQSNSLDVYQARQTVARTRSSIPKAEAELFASVYALNLLLGNAATEPQEINWQHAPELPPMPSTGVPSDLLQQRPDVRASLRRIEAADWNVAAAKADRLPSVTLGLSGSTGADRFEDLFDDWLARFAGQIVAPVLDGGRRKLEVEKQQAVVDEALAGYRQTVLTALKEVEDALMLEDKVADQLEALRNELALARQTLSAARNRYANGLSDYLNVTSSLISVQSLERDEITQIANLFKARIALHKALGGQLPEFSL; this is translated from the coding sequence ATGAGACCGATTTCAAAATTCAGAGGCATCGTTAGCCTGAGCCCGTTGCTCGTCTTGGTCGGTTGTTACACCGCCCCGCAGCGTGAGGCCGTAGAGCTGCAAACCTTGCCCGGGCAGTATAGCAGCACGACGAAAAACACTGCGGTGGCACCCGATGCAGTGTGGTGGACGAGTTTTAACCGCGATGATTTGGATGCACTCGAAGCAACTGCCTTTACGGATAATTTGGATATTGCTCAAGCATGGGCGCGACTCCGGCAATCCGAAGCGGCGGCCAAACAAGCGGGTGCAGATCTCTATCCGGATCTTAGCGTGACTTCTGGCTATGATCGGACGTGGCTCAACGAGGGAGATACGGCATCGAATAATTATGAGGTCGGTGCGGCGATGAGCTATGAAGTCGACTTGTGGGGCAAGATTCGCTCCACACAAAGTGCCGCGGAGGCGCGTGCACTCGCAACCGCCGATGACTTAAAAAGCACCGCGCTGACGATTTCTGCAAGTGTCGCGAGTCGGTGGATTGAGATCATCGAGGCCGAGAATCGTGTCGCGCTGTTGCAGCAACAATTGGAAACGAATTTGACGCAGTTAGAATTGATCGAGCTGCGCTTCCGAAACTCACAGTCCAACTCACTGGATGTGTATCAGGCACGTCAAACAGTCGCTCGCACGCGCTCTAGTATTCCCAAAGCAGAAGCGGAGTTATTTGCCTCTGTCTATGCGCTGAACTTACTGTTGGGCAATGCCGCTACAGAACCACAGGAGATCAACTGGCAACACGCGCCTGAGCTTCCGCCGATGCCATCGACCGGTGTGCCGAGCGATTTACTACAACAACGTCCCGACGTGCGCGCATCGCTCCGACGTATCGAAGCGGCAGATTGGAATGTTGCGGCTGCAAAGGCAGATCGTTTGCCGAGTGTGACACTCGGACTGAGTGGTTCGACGGGGGCGGATCGTTTTGAAGATTTATTTGATGATTGGCTCGCACGCTTTGCGGGGCAAATCGTAGCGCCGGTGCTAGATGGCGGACGTCGCAAACTGGAAGTCGAAAAACAACAGGCAGTCGTGGATGAAGCGCTGGCTGGATATCGTCAAACAGTGCTGACCGCGCTCAAGGAAGTGGAAGATGCGCTGATGCTCGAAGACAAGGTTGCGGATCAACTCGAAGCATTGCGTAACGAGCTGGCACTTGCTCGACAAACACTGTCCGCCGCGCGTAACCGCTACGCCAACGGACTTTCCGATTATTTAAATGTTACTTCTTCGTTGATCTCAGTGCAGTCACTCGAGCGCGACGAAATCACCCAAATTGCCAATCTATTTAAAGCCCGAATCGCTCTACACAAAGCACTCGGCGGTCAACTTCCTGAATTCTCACTATGA
- a CDS encoding NTP transferase domain-containing protein, translating to MNQAIYGLLLVGGESRRMGSDKALLSYDGKTTQLEHTAALLQTVCPRVFISQREEQPFPTPAGTEAIFDSVEDARGPLRGILSAMHAHPDAHWLVLACDLPNLTTAALDKLIAEFRAAPSAELTAYRSSHDGLPEPLCAIYPAGSDAGLLALAQELGKSCPRKLLIIKEAALVEQDDPRSLDNINTAEEFKELTQ from the coding sequence ATGAACCAAGCAATCTACGGCCTCCTCCTCGTCGGCGGTGAAAGTCGCCGCATGGGCAGTGACAAAGCACTGCTCAGCTACGACGGCAAAACGACACAACTCGAACACACCGCCGCACTTCTGCAAACCGTGTGCCCACGCGTCTTCATCTCGCAACGCGAGGAGCAGCCCTTCCCCACGCCCGCAGGCACCGAAGCGATCTTTGACAGTGTCGAAGACGCCCGCGGCCCACTGCGGGGCATCCTCTCAGCGATGCACGCACACCCCGACGCCCACTGGCTCGTTCTAGCCTGCGACCTGCCCAACCTGACAACTGCCGCACTGGATAAACTGATCGCCGAATTTCGCGCAGCACCGAGCGCAGAGTTGACCGCCTACCGCAGCAGCCATGACGGGCTCCCCGAACCGCTTTGTGCGATCTATCCGGCAGGCAGCGACGCAGGACTCCTCGCACTCGCGCAAGAGCTCGGCAAATCCTGCCCCCGCAAATTACTGATCATCAAAGAAGCCGCCCTCGTTGAGCAAGACGACCCACGCAGCCTCGATAACATCAACACTGCCGAAGAATTTAAGGAGCTCACACAGTAG
- a CDS encoding CerR family C-terminal domain-containing protein, translating to MAPLNQTNTRTRLLEAAMALFAERGFEQTTVAAISTQAEANVAAVNYHFGDKQSLYRESLRAAYNLANQTYPVALPSDADASPEQRLRQHIHAMISQIFCPTQPGYLCRMVAKEFAEPTFAVDMIFSELISQNRAHMWSAISGLLGPNASEQRMHLAMVSVVAQFQFYNFNRLIREIGRRAPLTLPESDVIAEHIYQFSLAGIKGMLEDSTNA from the coding sequence ATGGCACCTTTGAATCAAACGAATACCCGCACGCGCTTATTGGAAGCGGCGATGGCGCTCTTTGCGGAGCGTGGGTTCGAGCAAACCACCGTAGCGGCGATTTCGACGCAGGCAGAGGCCAACGTGGCGGCGGTGAATTATCATTTCGGGGATAAGCAGTCGCTTTACCGTGAGTCGCTGCGCGCAGCGTATAATCTGGCGAATCAAACGTATCCGGTCGCGCTGCCTTCCGATGCGGATGCGTCCCCAGAGCAACGACTACGGCAGCATATACATGCGATGATCTCGCAGATTTTTTGCCCGACGCAGCCTGGGTATTTGTGCCGCATGGTTGCAAAGGAGTTCGCAGAGCCCACCTTCGCCGTCGATATGATTTTTTCAGAGCTCATCAGCCAAAACCGTGCGCACATGTGGAGCGCCATTTCGGGCTTGCTTGGGCCAAATGCTTCCGAGCAACGCATGCACCTCGCGATGGTCAGTGTGGTGGCACAATTCCAATTTTATAATTTCAACCGGTTGATCCGCGAGATTGGTCGACGCGCGCCTCTCACTCTGCCGGAATCAGATGTGATTGCTGAGCACATCTATCAATTTTCATTAGCAGGAATAAAAGGTATGTTGGAGGACTCAACAAACGCATGA
- a CDS encoding efflux RND transporter periplasmic adaptor subunit: protein MKSKFLIFVLFIVVVGAGVVGMKVLKATGPEAKKRQPKVMQVLVDAMPIEQSDAGVRIEGMGLVVAAREVTLKAQVSGRVLEIAPGLLEGLHVDAGTVLAQIEGDDYELKLEQAASTLELRSAELDLEMGFQRVATREWELLGDSDDVMAESSSLALREPQLKQAKAMERSAQSALDQAKLDLSRTEIVAPFNALVLSKSVEVGSMAGMGGEVAQLVSTDAFHVRVSVPVSKLSVLEIPGAEAIVSIDGADTPLPGRVISLLGDLDPDGRMARVLVEVKDPLGLESENDERPKLLLGSYVAVELVGHELPGSVTIPRNTLHNGDNVWVVGEGSKLEIRPVSVIWKNRDTVVVGSGVNVGERLITSPLSFAADGMAVSVIGDAAPQGKKKGPASAAK, encoded by the coding sequence ATGAAGTCTAAATTCTTAATATTTGTATTGTTTATCGTAGTCGTCGGAGCCGGAGTGGTGGGCATGAAAGTGCTCAAGGCGACTGGCCCTGAAGCGAAGAAACGCCAGCCCAAAGTCATGCAAGTCCTGGTCGATGCCATGCCGATTGAGCAATCCGATGCAGGTGTGCGGATCGAAGGTATGGGGCTCGTGGTAGCCGCGCGAGAAGTCACATTAAAGGCTCAGGTCAGTGGGCGTGTGCTTGAGATCGCCCCAGGTTTATTAGAAGGACTACATGTCGATGCGGGCACAGTGCTCGCGCAGATCGAGGGGGATGACTACGAGTTGAAATTGGAGCAAGCTGCAAGCACTTTGGAGCTACGCAGCGCCGAATTGGACTTGGAGATGGGCTTTCAACGAGTCGCAACTCGCGAGTGGGAGCTACTTGGCGACTCAGACGATGTCATGGCGGAGAGTTCATCACTAGCATTACGTGAGCCGCAGTTGAAACAAGCCAAGGCGATGGAGCGTAGCGCGCAGTCGGCGCTTGACCAAGCGAAGCTCGACTTGTCGCGCACCGAGATTGTTGCACCGTTTAATGCACTGGTGCTTTCCAAGTCGGTGGAAGTCGGCTCGATGGCAGGGATGGGGGGCGAGGTGGCTCAGCTGGTTTCAACAGATGCCTTTCATGTGCGCGTGTCAGTGCCAGTGAGTAAGCTATCGGTGCTAGAGATTCCTGGAGCGGAGGCGATCGTGAGTATTGACGGCGCGGATACACCATTGCCCGGTCGTGTCATTAGTCTCCTAGGTGACCTGGATCCTGATGGTCGTATGGCACGTGTGCTAGTTGAAGTGAAAGATCCTCTCGGTCTAGAGTCAGAGAATGATGAACGCCCGAAGCTGTTACTCGGTTCGTATGTTGCGGTCGAGTTGGTCGGCCACGAATTGCCTGGTTCCGTTACGATTCCGCGAAATACTTTGCACAATGGGGACAATGTCTGGGTCGTTGGCGAAGGATCGAAACTGGAGATTCGTCCAGTCTCAGTTATCTGGAAAAACCGTGATACAGTTGTGGTTGGTTCGGGGGTAAATGTTGGGGAGCGGCTAATTACATCGCCGCTGAGTTTTGCTGCAGATGGCATGGCCGTCTCGGTGATAGGCGACGCGGCGCCGCAGGGGAAGAAGAAGGGGCCTGCCTCCGCTGCGAAATAA
- a CDS encoding MOSC domain-containing protein, whose amino-acid sequence MNIEIKALYISSGHDFVGRHGKGRLDHGIKKVESVECLAGRGILNDRYLDHEEDFKGQITFFDWEVYDRIRTQCNLPDLDPALFRRNVLTTGVDLNTLIGLRFKVQGIEFEGVEECRPCYWMDEAIAPGAEDYLQGHGGLRARILNDGELRVE is encoded by the coding sequence ATGAATATAGAAATCAAAGCCCTCTACATTTCCAGCGGCCACGACTTCGTCGGTCGTCACGGCAAAGGCCGACTCGATCATGGTATCAAAAAAGTGGAGTCAGTCGAGTGCCTCGCAGGGCGCGGTATCCTCAACGACCGCTACCTCGACCATGAAGAAGACTTTAAGGGGCAGATCACTTTCTTTGATTGGGAAGTCTATGACCGCATCCGCACACAGTGCAACTTGCCCGACTTAGACCCCGCCCTGTTTCGCCGCAACGTGCTCACCACCGGCGTGGATTTAAACACGTTGATCGGCCTACGCTTCAAAGTGCAAGGCATCGAATTCGAAGGCGTCGAAGAATGCCGCCCCTGCTACTGGATGGACGAAGCCATCGCCCCCGGAGCCGAAGACTATTTGCAAGGCCACGGAGGCCTGCGCGCACGTATCTTGAATGATGGCGAGCTGCGCGTGGAGTAG
- a CDS encoding TonB-dependent siderophore receptor — MHSLLFVASATASLSLSAEALTDAEYVEIEETTLQSSSEEAAETYAEAPVEIGTGLDLNILETPQSITVISREQMDAFALTDINDVLDYTPGISVEAVETDRTYFTARGFDITNFQINGLGLPLTSGNIQGTFNSVLYEEIQVLRGANGLGAGTGNPSATINLIRKRPTADLQGSIDVAYGSWDTVRLQGDVSGALNDEGTVRGRFVTSYQDGDSYIDLYSKENIVLYGVVEMDLSDQTMLTIGHSYEETNSDSPLWGALPVTYSNGNPTDYDVDTTTAAEWSYWDKHINNSFLRIDQILSDTWTAQAEVSYIEAKGDSELFYMYGSPDQATGLGLFAFPSAYESTERQLLTNLQVNGLVDLFDRAHEVTAGFSYSESTLHEKSDYGQGIGTPISVPLEDWKGKYPKPSFDAATAGSNYTYEETSVYGATRLNLADPLKVILGARVVWGDTDGYSYGAKGNKDQSYDSEFVPYAGVLYDINETFTAYASYTEIFTPQSETDIKGSTLDPIDGEAYEAGIKANFFENKAYASLAIFHIEQDNVAEAAGMNGGMTYYEAVPGLTSEGIEFEVAGELFPGFRVLAGYTYQEIRDDDDDFAKLYTPKNLFKVSTTYLIPNTKLTVGAAARWQSETKGGGITQDDYTIVDLMAKYQFNEHWSAQVNINNLTDEKYYSSLYWTQAFYGAERNAEISMNYSF; from the coding sequence ATGCACTCCTTACTATTTGTGGCCTCAGCGACCGCATCACTATCACTCTCTGCGGAAGCCTTGACTGACGCCGAGTATGTCGAAATTGAAGAAACGACACTTCAAAGCAGCTCCGAAGAGGCAGCTGAAACCTATGCGGAAGCACCTGTCGAAATCGGCACAGGGCTCGACCTGAACATCCTCGAGACACCGCAATCGATCACTGTGATCTCACGCGAACAGATGGATGCCTTCGCACTGACCGATATCAATGACGTGCTCGACTACACGCCTGGTATTTCAGTCGAGGCAGTTGAAACCGATCGCACCTACTTCACCGCACGTGGGTTCGACATCACGAACTTTCAAATTAACGGCCTAGGTCTCCCGCTCACCTCTGGCAATATCCAAGGCACATTCAACAGTGTCCTCTACGAAGAAATCCAAGTGCTCCGCGGAGCCAATGGACTCGGCGCGGGAACCGGAAATCCCTCTGCGACGATCAATCTCATTCGCAAGCGCCCAACCGCTGACCTGCAAGGCTCAATCGATGTTGCCTACGGATCGTGGGACACCGTCCGCTTGCAAGGCGATGTCAGTGGCGCACTCAACGACGAAGGCACAGTTCGCGGACGCTTTGTCACATCCTACCAAGACGGCGACTCCTACATCGACCTCTACTCCAAGGAAAACATCGTCCTCTATGGCGTCGTCGAAATGGATTTGTCCGATCAAACGATGCTGACCATCGGGCATAGCTACGAAGAAACAAATTCAGACAGCCCGCTCTGGGGCGCATTGCCCGTCACATACTCAAATGGTAACCCGACAGACTACGATGTCGACACGACCACAGCAGCAGAGTGGTCCTACTGGGACAAGCACATCAACAACAGTTTCCTACGCATCGATCAAATTCTGAGCGACACATGGACAGCACAAGCGGAGGTCTCCTATATCGAAGCCAAAGGAGACTCTGAACTGTTCTACATGTATGGTTCTCCCGATCAAGCCACAGGTCTTGGACTCTTCGCATTCCCGAGTGCATATGAGTCGACAGAGCGTCAACTGCTCACCAATTTACAAGTAAATGGTCTCGTAGATTTGTTCGACCGTGCACACGAAGTCACTGCAGGCTTCAGTTATAGCGAATCGACACTACACGAAAAGTCTGACTACGGACAAGGGATCGGCACGCCAATCTCCGTGCCACTCGAAGACTGGAAAGGCAAATATCCAAAGCCGTCATTCGACGCAGCCACGGCCGGCAGCAACTACACCTACGAAGAAACCAGTGTCTATGGCGCCACGCGTCTCAACCTAGCGGATCCGCTCAAAGTCATACTCGGCGCCCGCGTCGTTTGGGGTGACACCGATGGTTACTCATACGGGGCAAAGGGTAACAAAGATCAATCTTACGACAGCGAATTCGTTCCCTATGCTGGTGTCCTCTACGACATCAACGAAACCTTCACCGCCTACGCCAGCTACACCGAAATCTTCACACCACAATCTGAAACGGATATCAAGGGTAGCACACTCGACCCAATCGATGGCGAAGCTTACGAGGCAGGTATCAAGGCCAACTTCTTTGAAAACAAGGCATACGCTAGTCTCGCAATTTTCCACATTGAGCAAGACAACGTCGCCGAAGCCGCAGGCATGAATGGTGGCATGACTTACTACGAAGCAGTGCCCGGCCTCACCAGTGAAGGCATCGAATTCGAAGTCGCTGGCGAACTCTTCCCAGGATTCAGAGTCCTCGCAGGTTACACATACCAAGAGATCCGCGATGATGATGACGACTTTGCGAAGCTCTACACGCCGAAAAACCTCTTCAAGGTCTCCACCACCTACCTGATTCCCAATACGAAGTTAACCGTCGGTGCAGCAGCACGCTGGCAAAGCGAGACTAAGGGCGGTGGCATCACACAAGACGACTACACCATCGTCGACCTCATGGCGAAGTATCAGTTCAACGAGCACTGGAGCGCGCAAGTGAACATCAACAACTTAACCGATGAGAAATACTACAGCAGCCTCTACTGGACACAGGCTTTCTACGGCGCAGAGCGCAATGCCGAGATCAGCATGAACTACAGTTTCTAA